Proteins encoded in a region of the Zea mays cultivar B73 chromosome 2, Zm-B73-REFERENCE-NAM-5.0, whole genome shotgun sequence genome:
- the LOC100279927 gene encoding Auxilin-related protein 2 (The RefSeq protein has 1 substitution compared to this genomic sequence) encodes MDGIEGLLARDFGVRPQGKAAPMAGASRSTGSSAGADAWASYGRSTPAPSAAPSYDDLFGASLFDSFKGPTTTTTTNPAAPSPAPAYDDDIFDAVPGLRPSSSASTTASSAPRYDDGVFGSSAAPAYDDVFATSARSAPPPPAYDDDILGGFGSALPQAQAEERRRPVAVDDDDLLGAFGRSPSEGKRKPAPAQADRVGSTGFDDLIPGFAGSSPPRSRKSNDDNKMKPPVPTSKQRASMADGPFVVLETASAYTSPGRSTDPVEDLDKTASFDGKAANSTADDDSLFEQSSAFDQAPKSDPLFTSEFNGHAKDTKPPSAVRDSSPLHHSMDRNPARQSSMEDFDNVMPKSQSARYSDVRGNDTEDQSPRSTESEDDIWLTVSEIPLFTAPTIAPPPSRSPPLLKRKPLRANAKENGHARQSTPNQNHYTDLPKQPEVSSIDDLEGFSMGKPQMPAYGNTVFDEDYERSSSDTEEKDRQERLEKEREMKLREEMEREQRRLEKERELEQQRERERERQAVERATKEARERASAEARAKAEREARQRSQRAAVQRAQQEARERAAVEAKERAARVAAEARERAAAEAKERAAAEAKEKAAAEAKERERAAARERAAAERAAAERAQQEARKRAERAAVERAATEARERQAAAAAAAATAAAAAAARGKQSTADDLESFFGVGSRANSAPKQRAPTPTVDSMFGFGAQGRGTTNGSQRAASTSAPVRKVASATSFGDDLSDLFGAPASSDVFQEVEGESEERRRARLERHQRTRERAAKALAEKNERDMQVQREQAERDRIGDTLDFEIKRWSAGKEGNLRALLSTLQYILWPECGWQAVSLTDLITGAAVKKQYRKATLCIHPDKVQQKGATLQQKYIAEKVFDILKEAWNKFNSEELF; translated from the exons ATGGACGGCATCGAGGGCCTGCTGGCCCGCGACTTCGGCGTCCGGCCGCAGGGCAAGGCCGCCCCCATGGCCGGCGCCTCCCGCTCCACCGGATCCAGCGCCGGCGCCGACGCATGGGCCAGCTACGGCAGATCCACCCCGGCCCCCTCCGCGGCCCCGTCCTACGACGACCTCTTCGGCGCCTCGCTCTTCGACTCGTTCAAGGGCCccaccaccaccacaaccaccaaTCCCGCCGCGCCTTCGCCTGCCCCCGCGTACGACGACGACATCTTCGACGCGGTCCCGGGGCTGCGCCCCTCCAGCTCCGCGTCCACCACCGCCTCCTCCGCGCCGCGGTACGACGACGGCGTGTTCGGCTCTTCGGCGGCCCCGGCGTACGACGACGTGTTCGCCACCAGCGCCCGCTCCGCGCCGCCGCCTCCCGCTTACGACGACGACATCCTCGGCGGATTCGGGAGCGCGCTGCCGCAGGCACAGGCCGAGGAGAGGAGGAGGCCGGTGGCTGTCGACGACGACGACCTGCTCGGGGCGTTCGGGAGGAGCCCGTCAGAGGGAAAGAGGAAGCCGGCTCCTGCGCAGGCGGACCGAGTGGGGAGCACGGGGTTCGATGATCTGATCCCTGGATTCGCGGGGAGCAGCCCGCCGAGGAGTAG GAAGTCTAACGACGATAACAAAATGAAGCCACCAGTTCCGACTTCTAAACAGAGAGCTAGCATGGCAGATGGCCCATTTGTTGTTCTAGAAACAGCCTCGGCATATACATCCCCAGGAAGGTCCACCGATCCCGTGGAAGATCTGGATAAGACTGCAAGCTTTGATGGCAAAGCTGCCAATAGTACTGCTGATGACGATAGTTTATTCGAGCAATCAAGCGCTTTTGACCAGGCTCCAAAATCAGATCCTTTGTTTACCTCTGAATTCAATGGTCATGCCAAGGACACAAAACCGCCAAGCGCAGTCCGTGATTCGAGTCCTCTACACCATTCAATGGATAGAAATCCAGCGCGTCAATCTTCTATGGAAGACTTTGATAATGTAATGCCCAAGTCACAGTCTGCAAGGTATTCTGACGTTCGTGGTAATGATACGGAGGATCAGTCACCAAGATCTACTGAATCTGAAGATGATATATGGCTTACAGTTTCCGAGATTCCCCTTTTCACAGCACCAACTATTGCTCCACCACCCTCCAGATCACCACCTCTTCTCAAACGAAAGCCACTGAGAGCAAATGCAAAGGAGAATGGGCATGCTCGTCAGTCTACCCCAAATCAGAACCATTACACAGATTTGCCAAAGCAACCGGAGGTTTCTTCAATAGATGACCTGGAAGGCTTTTCCATGGGCAAACCTCAAATGCCTGCTTATGGCAACACTGTTTTTGATGAGGACTATGAAAGAAGCTCATCAGATACTGAAGAGAAAGACAGGCAAGAAAGATTGGAGAAAGAAAGAGAAATGAAGCTGAGGGAGGAGATGGAGAGGGAGCAGAGAAGGCTTGAAAAGGAGAGGGAGTTGGAACaacagagagaaagagagagagaacgaCAGGCAGTGGAGAGGGCTACAAAGGAGGCACGTGAGAGAGCATCTGCTGAAGCTCGTGCAAAAGCTGAAAGAGAGGCCCGCCAGCGTTCACAGCGTGCTGCTGTGCAAAGGGCTCAACAGGAAGCCCGTGAGAGGGCTGCAGTTGAGGCCAAAGAAAGAGCAGCTAGGGTAGCTGCAGAAGCAAGGGAGAGAGCTGCTGCAGAAGCAAAGGAGAGGGCTGCTGCTGAAGCCAAGGAGAAGGCAGCAGCTGAAGccaaggagagggagagggctgCTGCTAGGGAGAGGGCAGCAGCAGAAAGAGCTGCTGCTGAGAGAGCTCAGCAAGAAGCAAGGAAGAGAGCTGAACGAGCTGCAGTGGAAAGAGCTGCTACTGAGGCTCGAGAAAGGCAGGCAGCTGCAGCTGCAGCCGCTGCCACCgcagcagcagctgctgctgcAAGAGAAAAACAGAGCACGGCAGATGATCTTGAGTCATTCTTCGGTGTGGGTTCTCGTGCCAACAGTGCGCCGAAACAGAGGGCTCCAACACCAACAGTG GATTCTATGTTTGGTTTTGGAGCTCAAGGCAGAGGAACAACTAATGGATCACAGAGAGCAGCATCAACTTCGGCTCCTGTGAGAAAAGTGGCATCAGCCACAAGTTTTGGTGATGATCTGTCTGACTTATTTGGAG CTCCTGCATCTTCTGATGTTTTTCAAGAAGTTGAGGGAGAAAGTGAAGAAAGAAGACGTGCTAGGTTAGAACGTCATCAGAGGACTCGTGAACGAGCG GCAAAAGCTCTGGCTGAGAAGAATGAACGTGATATGCAAGTTCAGAGGGAGCAGGCAGAGAGAGAT AGAATTGGAGACACTCTAGACTTCGAAATCAAGAGGTGGTCTGCTGGTAAAGAGGGCAACTTGCGTGCTTTGTTATCAACTTTACAATAT ATACTTTGGCCAGAATGTGGATGGCAAGCTGTATCATTGACTGATTTAATTACTGGAGCTGCTGTTAAGAAGCAGTACAGGAAGGCAACACTGTGCATtcatcctgataaggtgcaacaGAAAGGTGCAACACTTCAGCAGAAATATATTGCCGAAAAAGTCTTTGACATTCTTAAG GAGGCATGGAACAAATTCAACTCTGAAGAGCTCTTCTGA